One genomic segment of Sander lucioperca isolate FBNREF2018 chromosome 10, SLUC_FBN_1.2, whole genome shotgun sequence includes these proteins:
- the arnt gene encoding aryl hydrocarbon receptor nuclear translocator isoform X6, with product MLFQTDMSSSNPELPDPNLGMGASGTQGSGSAVVPKGTNKRPAPDFDDDDDDEGNKLFRCDDETGGGNDKERFARENHSEIERRRRNKMTAYITELSDMVPTCSALARKPDKLTILRMAVSHMKSLRGSGNTNSDGSYKPSFLTDQELKHLILEAADGFLFVVSCETGRIVYVSDSLTPVLNQAQSEWLGSSLYDQLHPDDTEKLREQLSTAENNNTGRMLDLKTGTVKKEGQQSSARMSMGARRSFICRMRCGSCPVEPLSMNRLNFLKNRNRNGLGTAKEGEPQYVVVHCTGYIKSWPPSGVSLTDDESENTRGNRYCLVAIGRLQVTCCPGDTDINSISVPVEFISRHNCQGMFTFVDHRCMAAVDYQPQELLGKNILELAHPEDQGLLRDSFQQVVKLKGQVLSVMFRFRSKSREWIWMRTSSFTFQNPFSEDIEYIICTNVNVKNSTQDPLTPISSPGGSLPPSLGQSSPNCPPVMLSPGQVAARQLQQQQQAELEGSGARDGLYEAGPITLSQFGGPQMSVQPVMAAVPDHSKSLEKPELYPSLFQGPDQTKGLPSTSIATTQIYPPANNFAAGRSNDAYRPVNMTPQMVQPAHSAGQMLAQMSRQNGAPQSVPPSSTGSPLHGGPAGGWPGAVAGVRPQFNNQQVAPQAAKTMSPQFAPMGGFGGGSSNSFGQMPTGAAPTPTNNANYPPINARVSLSTNGYDGSQSGAQFPSRAAEAVWPQWQGQQHSQSNAEQHPHAQGNQQDMFPDVLSMLDQPANFNGDDFEIPIYPSFGQ from the exons atgttattCCAAACGGACATGTCCTCTTCAAACCCAG AGTTACCAGACCCAAATCTGGGTATGGGGGCAAGTGGGACCCAAGGAAGTGGCAGTGCTGTTGTACCAAAAGGGACCAACAAAAGACCTGC GCCAGACTTTgacgacgatgatgatgatgaaggaaaCAAGTTGTTCAG gtgTGACGATGAAACAGGAGGCGGTAATGACAAAGAGCGCTTTGCCAG GGAGAACCACAGTGAGATTGAGAGGCGGAGGAGGAACAAGATGACTGCCTACATCACAGAATTGTCAGACATGGTGCCCACCTGCAGTGCACTAGCACGGAAACCAGACAAACTAACCATCCTGCGAATGGCCGTGTCCCATATGAAGTCTCTGAGAGGAAGTGGCAATACCAACTCAGATGGGTCGTACAAACCTTCCTTTCTCACTGACCAG GAACTGAAGCACCTCATCCTGGAAGCAGCTGACGGCTTCCTGTTCGTGGTGTCATGTGAGACTGGCCGCATTGTTTACGTCTCTGACTCCCTGACACCCGTCCTCAACCAGGCGCAGTCTGAATGGCTCGGCTCCTCCCTTTATGATCAGCTTCACCCAGATGACACAGAAAAGCTCAGAGAGCAGCTCTCTACTGCCGAGAATAACAACACGg ggAGGATGTTGGACTTGAAGACGGGAACAGTGAAAAAGGAAGGCCAGCAGTCGTCAGCCAGAATGAGTATGGGAGCCCGTCGATCATTCATTTGCAGAATGAG gtGTGGCTCTTGTCCCGTGGAACCGTTGTCCATGAACAGACTGAACTTCCTTAAGAATAGAAACAG GAATGGTTTGGGTACAGCCAAGGAAGGGGAGCCCCAGTATGTTGTGGTCCACTGTACAGGATACATAAAGTCCTGGCCCCCTTCAG GAGTATCTTTAACAGACGATGAATCAGAAAACACTCGGGGGAATCGCTACTGTCTGGTTGCAATTGGGAGATTACAG gTGACTTGTTGCCCAGGTGACACAGACATCAACAGTATCAGTGTTCCAGTGGAGTTCATCTCACGCCATAACTGCCAGGGCATGTTCACCTTCGTAGACCACCGCTGCATGGCCGCTGTCGACTACCAGCCCCAG GAATTATTGGGGAAAAATATTCTCGAGCTCGCCCACCCTGAAGACCAGGGCTTACTGAGAGACAGCTTCCAACAG GTGGTGAAGCTGAAGGGGCAGGTTCTGTCAGTGATGTTTCGGTTTCGCTCCAAATCGAGAGAATGGATCTGGATGAGAACCAGCTCCTTCACCTTCCAGAACCCGTTTTCAGAGGACATTGAGTATATCATCTGTACCAATGTCAATGTCAA AAACTCGACTCAGGACCCCCTCACTCCCATCTCCTCCCCAGGGGGTTCGCTGCCCCCCTCCCTGGGTCAGAGCAGCCCAAACTGCCCTCCTGTAATGCTCAGCCCTGGACAGGTTGCTGCCAG GCagttacagcagcagcagcaggccgaGCTAGAGGGAAGTGGAGCCAGAGATGGTCTGTATGAGGCAGGACCAATCACCCTCTCACAG TTTGGTGGTCCCCAGATGTCGGTGCAGCCAGTGATGGCGGCAGTGCCAGACCACAGCAAGAGCCTTGAGAAGCCAGAGCTCTATCCTTCTCTTTTCCAAGGCCCAGATCAGACCAAGGGCCTGCCCTCCACCTCCATTGCCACCACACAGATCTACCCTCCAGCCAATAACTTCGCTGCTGGTCGTTCCAATGATGCATACAG GCCAGTCAACATGACTCCACAGATGGTACAGCCAGCCCACTCAGCAGGGCAGATGCTTGCTCAGATGTCTCGTCAGAATGGCGCCCCCCAGTCAGTTCCCCCCTCTAGCACTGGCAGCCCCCTCCATGGAGGACCAGCAGGAGGATGGCCTGGAGCTGTAGCTGGTGTTAGACCACAGTTTAATAACCAG CAGGTGGCTCCCCAGGCAGCAAAGACTATGTCTCCACAGTTTGCTCCCATGGGAGGATTTGGTGGTGGTTCTTCCAACTCTTTTGGCCAGATGCCTACAGGTGCTGCTCCCACCCCAACCAACAATGCAAACTACCCGCCCATTAATGCACGTGTCAGCCTCAGCACCAATGGTTATG ATGGCTCTCAGTCTGGGGCACAGTTCCCCTCTCGAGCAGCGGAGGCAGTGTGGCCCCAGTGGCAAGGCCAGCAGCACTCGCAGAGTAATGCAGAGCAGCATCCTCATGCTCAGGGCAACCAGCAAGACATGTTTCCT GATGTGTTGTCTATGCTGGATCAGCCTGCCAACTTTAACGGCGATGACTTTGAGATTCCCATCTACCCTTCATTCGGCCAGTGA
- the arnt gene encoding aryl hydrocarbon receptor nuclear translocator isoform X9, whose protein sequence is MLFQTDMSSSNPELPDPNLGMGASGTQGSGSAVVPKGTNKRPAPDFDDDDDDEGNKLFRCDDETGGGNDKERFARENHSEIERRRRNKMTAYITELSDMVPTCSALARKPDKLTILRMAVSHMKSLRGSGNTNSDGSYKPSFLTDQELKHLILEAADGFLFVVSCETGRIVYVSDSLTPVLNQAQSEWLGSSLYDQLHPDDTEKLREQLSTAENNNTGRMLDLKTGTVKKEGQQSSARMSMGARRSFICRMRCGSCPVEPLSMNRLNFLKNRNRNGLGTAKEGEPQYVVVHCTGYIKSWPPSGVSLTDDESENTRGNRYCLVAIGRLQVTCCPGDTDINSISVPVEFISRHNCQGMFTFVDHRCMAAVDYQPQELLGKNILELAHPEDQGLLRDSFQQVVKLKGQVLSVMFRFRSKSREWIWMRTSSFTFQNPFSEDIEYIICTNVNVKQLQQQQQAELEGSGARDGLYEAGPITLSQFGGPQMSVQPVMAAVPDHSKSLEKPELYPSLFQGPDQTKGLPSTSIATTQIYPPANNFAAGRSNDAYRPVNMTPQMVQPAHSAGQMLAQMSRQNGAPQSVPPSSTGSPLHGGPAGGWPGAVAGVRPQFNNQQVAPQAAKTMSPQFAPMGGFGGGSSNSFGQMPTGAAPTPTNNANYPPINARVSLSTNGYDGSQSGAQFPSRAAEAVWPQWQGQQHSQSNAEQHPHAQGNQQDMFPDVLSMLDQPANFNGDDFEIPIYPSFGQ, encoded by the exons atgttattCCAAACGGACATGTCCTCTTCAAACCCAG AGTTACCAGACCCAAATCTGGGTATGGGGGCAAGTGGGACCCAAGGAAGTGGCAGTGCTGTTGTACCAAAAGGGACCAACAAAAGACCTGC GCCAGACTTTgacgacgatgatgatgatgaaggaaaCAAGTTGTTCAG gtgTGACGATGAAACAGGAGGCGGTAATGACAAAGAGCGCTTTGCCAG GGAGAACCACAGTGAGATTGAGAGGCGGAGGAGGAACAAGATGACTGCCTACATCACAGAATTGTCAGACATGGTGCCCACCTGCAGTGCACTAGCACGGAAACCAGACAAACTAACCATCCTGCGAATGGCCGTGTCCCATATGAAGTCTCTGAGAGGAAGTGGCAATACCAACTCAGATGGGTCGTACAAACCTTCCTTTCTCACTGACCAG GAACTGAAGCACCTCATCCTGGAAGCAGCTGACGGCTTCCTGTTCGTGGTGTCATGTGAGACTGGCCGCATTGTTTACGTCTCTGACTCCCTGACACCCGTCCTCAACCAGGCGCAGTCTGAATGGCTCGGCTCCTCCCTTTATGATCAGCTTCACCCAGATGACACAGAAAAGCTCAGAGAGCAGCTCTCTACTGCCGAGAATAACAACACGg ggAGGATGTTGGACTTGAAGACGGGAACAGTGAAAAAGGAAGGCCAGCAGTCGTCAGCCAGAATGAGTATGGGAGCCCGTCGATCATTCATTTGCAGAATGAG gtGTGGCTCTTGTCCCGTGGAACCGTTGTCCATGAACAGACTGAACTTCCTTAAGAATAGAAACAG GAATGGTTTGGGTACAGCCAAGGAAGGGGAGCCCCAGTATGTTGTGGTCCACTGTACAGGATACATAAAGTCCTGGCCCCCTTCAG GAGTATCTTTAACAGACGATGAATCAGAAAACACTCGGGGGAATCGCTACTGTCTGGTTGCAATTGGGAGATTACAG gTGACTTGTTGCCCAGGTGACACAGACATCAACAGTATCAGTGTTCCAGTGGAGTTCATCTCACGCCATAACTGCCAGGGCATGTTCACCTTCGTAGACCACCGCTGCATGGCCGCTGTCGACTACCAGCCCCAG GAATTATTGGGGAAAAATATTCTCGAGCTCGCCCACCCTGAAGACCAGGGCTTACTGAGAGACAGCTTCCAACAG GTGGTGAAGCTGAAGGGGCAGGTTCTGTCAGTGATGTTTCGGTTTCGCTCCAAATCGAGAGAATGGATCTGGATGAGAACCAGCTCCTTCACCTTCCAGAACCCGTTTTCAGAGGACATTGAGTATATCATCTGTACCAATGTCAATGTCAA GCagttacagcagcagcagcaggccgaGCTAGAGGGAAGTGGAGCCAGAGATGGTCTGTATGAGGCAGGACCAATCACCCTCTCACAG TTTGGTGGTCCCCAGATGTCGGTGCAGCCAGTGATGGCGGCAGTGCCAGACCACAGCAAGAGCCTTGAGAAGCCAGAGCTCTATCCTTCTCTTTTCCAAGGCCCAGATCAGACCAAGGGCCTGCCCTCCACCTCCATTGCCACCACACAGATCTACCCTCCAGCCAATAACTTCGCTGCTGGTCGTTCCAATGATGCATACAG GCCAGTCAACATGACTCCACAGATGGTACAGCCAGCCCACTCAGCAGGGCAGATGCTTGCTCAGATGTCTCGTCAGAATGGCGCCCCCCAGTCAGTTCCCCCCTCTAGCACTGGCAGCCCCCTCCATGGAGGACCAGCAGGAGGATGGCCTGGAGCTGTAGCTGGTGTTAGACCACAGTTTAATAACCAG CAGGTGGCTCCCCAGGCAGCAAAGACTATGTCTCCACAGTTTGCTCCCATGGGAGGATTTGGTGGTGGTTCTTCCAACTCTTTTGGCCAGATGCCTACAGGTGCTGCTCCCACCCCAACCAACAATGCAAACTACCCGCCCATTAATGCACGTGTCAGCCTCAGCACCAATGGTTATG ATGGCTCTCAGTCTGGGGCACAGTTCCCCTCTCGAGCAGCGGAGGCAGTGTGGCCCCAGTGGCAAGGCCAGCAGCACTCGCAGAGTAATGCAGAGCAGCATCCTCATGCTCAGGGCAACCAGCAAGACATGTTTCCT GATGTGTTGTCTATGCTGGATCAGCCTGCCAACTTTAACGGCGATGACTTTGAGATTCCCATCTACCCTTCATTCGGCCAGTGA
- the arnt gene encoding aryl hydrocarbon receptor nuclear translocator isoform X1, which produces MLFQTDMSSSNPELPDPNLGMGASGTQGSGSAVVPKGTNKRPAPDFDDDDDDEGNKLFRCDDETGGGNDKERFARFLEEDQSCADKEKQARENHSEIERRRRNKMTAYITELSDMVPTCSALARKPDKLTILRMAVSHMKSLRGSGNTNSDGSYKPSFLTDQELKHLILEAADGFLFVVSCETGRIVYVSDSLTPVLNQAQSEWLGSSLYDQLHPDDTEKLREQLSTAENNNTGRMLDLKTGTVKKEGQQSSARMSMGARRSFICRMRCGSCPVEPLSMNRLNFLKNRNRNGLGTAKEGEPQYVVVHCTGYIKSWPPSGVSLTDDESENTRGNRYCLVAIGRLQVTCCPGDTDINSISVPVEFISRHNCQGMFTFVDHRCMAAVDYQPQELLGKNILELAHPEDQGLLRDSFQQVVKLKGQVLSVMFRFRSKSREWIWMRTSSFTFQNPFSEDIEYIICTNVNVNRNSTQDPLTPISSPGGSLPPSLGQSSPNCPPVMLSPGQVAARQLQQQQQAELEGSGARDGLYEAGPITLSQFGGPQMSVQPVMAAVPDHSKSLEKPELYPSLFQGPDQTKGLPSTSIATTQIYPPANNFAAGRSNDAYRPVNMTPQMVQPAHSAGQMLAQMSRQNGAPQSVPPSSTGSPLHGGPAGGWPGAVAGVRPQFNNQQVAPQAAKTMSPQFAPMGGFGGGSSNSFGQMPTGAAPTPTNNANYPPINARVSLSTNGYDGSQSGAQFPSRAAEAVWPQWQGQQHSQSNAEQHPHAQGNQQDMFPDVLSMLDQPANFNGDDFEIPIYPSFGQ; this is translated from the exons atgttattCCAAACGGACATGTCCTCTTCAAACCCAG AGTTACCAGACCCAAATCTGGGTATGGGGGCAAGTGGGACCCAAGGAAGTGGCAGTGCTGTTGTACCAAAAGGGACCAACAAAAGACCTGC GCCAGACTTTgacgacgatgatgatgatgaaggaaaCAAGTTGTTCAG gtgTGACGATGAAACAGGAGGCGGTAATGACAAAGAGCGCTTTGCCAG GTTTTTGGAAGAAGATCAGAGTTGTGCAGATAAGGAAAAACAAGCCAG GGAGAACCACAGTGAGATTGAGAGGCGGAGGAGGAACAAGATGACTGCCTACATCACAGAATTGTCAGACATGGTGCCCACCTGCAGTGCACTAGCACGGAAACCAGACAAACTAACCATCCTGCGAATGGCCGTGTCCCATATGAAGTCTCTGAGAGGAAGTGGCAATACCAACTCAGATGGGTCGTACAAACCTTCCTTTCTCACTGACCAG GAACTGAAGCACCTCATCCTGGAAGCAGCTGACGGCTTCCTGTTCGTGGTGTCATGTGAGACTGGCCGCATTGTTTACGTCTCTGACTCCCTGACACCCGTCCTCAACCAGGCGCAGTCTGAATGGCTCGGCTCCTCCCTTTATGATCAGCTTCACCCAGATGACACAGAAAAGCTCAGAGAGCAGCTCTCTACTGCCGAGAATAACAACACGg ggAGGATGTTGGACTTGAAGACGGGAACAGTGAAAAAGGAAGGCCAGCAGTCGTCAGCCAGAATGAGTATGGGAGCCCGTCGATCATTCATTTGCAGAATGAG gtGTGGCTCTTGTCCCGTGGAACCGTTGTCCATGAACAGACTGAACTTCCTTAAGAATAGAAACAG GAATGGTTTGGGTACAGCCAAGGAAGGGGAGCCCCAGTATGTTGTGGTCCACTGTACAGGATACATAAAGTCCTGGCCCCCTTCAG GAGTATCTTTAACAGACGATGAATCAGAAAACACTCGGGGGAATCGCTACTGTCTGGTTGCAATTGGGAGATTACAG gTGACTTGTTGCCCAGGTGACACAGACATCAACAGTATCAGTGTTCCAGTGGAGTTCATCTCACGCCATAACTGCCAGGGCATGTTCACCTTCGTAGACCACCGCTGCATGGCCGCTGTCGACTACCAGCCCCAG GAATTATTGGGGAAAAATATTCTCGAGCTCGCCCACCCTGAAGACCAGGGCTTACTGAGAGACAGCTTCCAACAG GTGGTGAAGCTGAAGGGGCAGGTTCTGTCAGTGATGTTTCGGTTTCGCTCCAAATCGAGAGAATGGATCTGGATGAGAACCAGCTCCTTCACCTTCCAGAACCCGTTTTCAGAGGACATTGAGTATATCATCTGTACCAATGTCAATGTCAA TAGAAACTCGACTCAGGACCCCCTCACTCCCATCTCCTCCCCAGGGGGTTCGCTGCCCCCCTCCCTGGGTCAGAGCAGCCCAAACTGCCCTCCTGTAATGCTCAGCCCTGGACAGGTTGCTGCCAG GCagttacagcagcagcagcaggccgaGCTAGAGGGAAGTGGAGCCAGAGATGGTCTGTATGAGGCAGGACCAATCACCCTCTCACAG TTTGGTGGTCCCCAGATGTCGGTGCAGCCAGTGATGGCGGCAGTGCCAGACCACAGCAAGAGCCTTGAGAAGCCAGAGCTCTATCCTTCTCTTTTCCAAGGCCCAGATCAGACCAAGGGCCTGCCCTCCACCTCCATTGCCACCACACAGATCTACCCTCCAGCCAATAACTTCGCTGCTGGTCGTTCCAATGATGCATACAG GCCAGTCAACATGACTCCACAGATGGTACAGCCAGCCCACTCAGCAGGGCAGATGCTTGCTCAGATGTCTCGTCAGAATGGCGCCCCCCAGTCAGTTCCCCCCTCTAGCACTGGCAGCCCCCTCCATGGAGGACCAGCAGGAGGATGGCCTGGAGCTGTAGCTGGTGTTAGACCACAGTTTAATAACCAG CAGGTGGCTCCCCAGGCAGCAAAGACTATGTCTCCACAGTTTGCTCCCATGGGAGGATTTGGTGGTGGTTCTTCCAACTCTTTTGGCCAGATGCCTACAGGTGCTGCTCCCACCCCAACCAACAATGCAAACTACCCGCCCATTAATGCACGTGTCAGCCTCAGCACCAATGGTTATG ATGGCTCTCAGTCTGGGGCACAGTTCCCCTCTCGAGCAGCGGAGGCAGTGTGGCCCCAGTGGCAAGGCCAGCAGCACTCGCAGAGTAATGCAGAGCAGCATCCTCATGCTCAGGGCAACCAGCAAGACATGTTTCCT GATGTGTTGTCTATGCTGGATCAGCCTGCCAACTTTAACGGCGATGACTTTGAGATTCCCATCTACCCTTCATTCGGCCAGTGA
- the arnt gene encoding aryl hydrocarbon receptor nuclear translocator isoform X4, which produces MLFQTDMSSSNPELPDPNLGMGASGTQGSGSAVVPKGTNKRPAPDFDDDDDDEGNKLFRCDDETGGGNDKERFARFLEEDQSCADKEKQARENHSEIERRRRNKMTAYITELSDMVPTCSALARKPDKLTILRMAVSHMKSLRGSGNTNSDGSYKPSFLTDQELKHLILEAADGFLFVVSCETGRIVYVSDSLTPVLNQAQSEWLGSSLYDQLHPDDTEKLREQLSTAENNNTGRMLDLKTGTVKKEGQQSSARMSMGARRSFICRMRCGSCPVEPLSMNRLNFLKNRNRNGLGTAKEGEPQYVVVHCTGYIKSWPPSGVSLTDDESENTRGNRYCLVAIGRLQVTCCPGDTDINSISVPVEFISRHNCQGMFTFVDHRCMAAVDYQPQELLGKNILELAHPEDQGLLRDSFQQVVKLKGQVLSVMFRFRSKSREWIWMRTSSFTFQNPFSEDIEYIICTNVNVNRNSTQDPLTPISSPGGSLPPSLGQSSPNCPPVMLSPGQVAARQLQQQQQAELEGSGARDGLYEAGPITLSQMSVQPVMAAVPDHSKSLEKPELYPSLFQGPDQTKGLPSTSIATTQIYPPANNFAAGRSNDAYRPVNMTPQMVQPAHSAGQMLAQMSRQNGAPQSVPPSSTGSPLHGGPAGGWPGAVAGVRPQFNNQQVAPQAAKTMSPQFAPMGGFGGGSSNSFGQMPTGAAPTPTNNANYPPINARVSLSTNGYDGSQSGAQFPSRAAEAVWPQWQGQQHSQSNAEQHPHAQGNQQDMFPDVLSMLDQPANFNGDDFEIPIYPSFGQ; this is translated from the exons atgttattCCAAACGGACATGTCCTCTTCAAACCCAG AGTTACCAGACCCAAATCTGGGTATGGGGGCAAGTGGGACCCAAGGAAGTGGCAGTGCTGTTGTACCAAAAGGGACCAACAAAAGACCTGC GCCAGACTTTgacgacgatgatgatgatgaaggaaaCAAGTTGTTCAG gtgTGACGATGAAACAGGAGGCGGTAATGACAAAGAGCGCTTTGCCAG GTTTTTGGAAGAAGATCAGAGTTGTGCAGATAAGGAAAAACAAGCCAG GGAGAACCACAGTGAGATTGAGAGGCGGAGGAGGAACAAGATGACTGCCTACATCACAGAATTGTCAGACATGGTGCCCACCTGCAGTGCACTAGCACGGAAACCAGACAAACTAACCATCCTGCGAATGGCCGTGTCCCATATGAAGTCTCTGAGAGGAAGTGGCAATACCAACTCAGATGGGTCGTACAAACCTTCCTTTCTCACTGACCAG GAACTGAAGCACCTCATCCTGGAAGCAGCTGACGGCTTCCTGTTCGTGGTGTCATGTGAGACTGGCCGCATTGTTTACGTCTCTGACTCCCTGACACCCGTCCTCAACCAGGCGCAGTCTGAATGGCTCGGCTCCTCCCTTTATGATCAGCTTCACCCAGATGACACAGAAAAGCTCAGAGAGCAGCTCTCTACTGCCGAGAATAACAACACGg ggAGGATGTTGGACTTGAAGACGGGAACAGTGAAAAAGGAAGGCCAGCAGTCGTCAGCCAGAATGAGTATGGGAGCCCGTCGATCATTCATTTGCAGAATGAG gtGTGGCTCTTGTCCCGTGGAACCGTTGTCCATGAACAGACTGAACTTCCTTAAGAATAGAAACAG GAATGGTTTGGGTACAGCCAAGGAAGGGGAGCCCCAGTATGTTGTGGTCCACTGTACAGGATACATAAAGTCCTGGCCCCCTTCAG GAGTATCTTTAACAGACGATGAATCAGAAAACACTCGGGGGAATCGCTACTGTCTGGTTGCAATTGGGAGATTACAG gTGACTTGTTGCCCAGGTGACACAGACATCAACAGTATCAGTGTTCCAGTGGAGTTCATCTCACGCCATAACTGCCAGGGCATGTTCACCTTCGTAGACCACCGCTGCATGGCCGCTGTCGACTACCAGCCCCAG GAATTATTGGGGAAAAATATTCTCGAGCTCGCCCACCCTGAAGACCAGGGCTTACTGAGAGACAGCTTCCAACAG GTGGTGAAGCTGAAGGGGCAGGTTCTGTCAGTGATGTTTCGGTTTCGCTCCAAATCGAGAGAATGGATCTGGATGAGAACCAGCTCCTTCACCTTCCAGAACCCGTTTTCAGAGGACATTGAGTATATCATCTGTACCAATGTCAATGTCAA TAGAAACTCGACTCAGGACCCCCTCACTCCCATCTCCTCCCCAGGGGGTTCGCTGCCCCCCTCCCTGGGTCAGAGCAGCCCAAACTGCCCTCCTGTAATGCTCAGCCCTGGACAGGTTGCTGCCAG GCagttacagcagcagcagcaggccgaGCTAGAGGGAAGTGGAGCCAGAGATGGTCTGTATGAGGCAGGACCAATCACCCTCTCACAG ATGTCGGTGCAGCCAGTGATGGCGGCAGTGCCAGACCACAGCAAGAGCCTTGAGAAGCCAGAGCTCTATCCTTCTCTTTTCCAAGGCCCAGATCAGACCAAGGGCCTGCCCTCCACCTCCATTGCCACCACACAGATCTACCCTCCAGCCAATAACTTCGCTGCTGGTCGTTCCAATGATGCATACAG GCCAGTCAACATGACTCCACAGATGGTACAGCCAGCCCACTCAGCAGGGCAGATGCTTGCTCAGATGTCTCGTCAGAATGGCGCCCCCCAGTCAGTTCCCCCCTCTAGCACTGGCAGCCCCCTCCATGGAGGACCAGCAGGAGGATGGCCTGGAGCTGTAGCTGGTGTTAGACCACAGTTTAATAACCAG CAGGTGGCTCCCCAGGCAGCAAAGACTATGTCTCCACAGTTTGCTCCCATGGGAGGATTTGGTGGTGGTTCTTCCAACTCTTTTGGCCAGATGCCTACAGGTGCTGCTCCCACCCCAACCAACAATGCAAACTACCCGCCCATTAATGCACGTGTCAGCCTCAGCACCAATGGTTATG ATGGCTCTCAGTCTGGGGCACAGTTCCCCTCTCGAGCAGCGGAGGCAGTGTGGCCCCAGTGGCAAGGCCAGCAGCACTCGCAGAGTAATGCAGAGCAGCATCCTCATGCTCAGGGCAACCAGCAAGACATGTTTCCT GATGTGTTGTCTATGCTGGATCAGCCTGCCAACTTTAACGGCGATGACTTTGAGATTCCCATCTACCCTTCATTCGGCCAGTGA